The genomic DNA tgacaagggaaagtcatttaaggataagaagaaattaaccaaagacaaggtgtctaaggttaaaaaAGTCAAGTTTGTAGACCAAGTGTCACCTGAGGTATACTGATGTGGCCTAactatagtggatgagtcacttagggaggtgactaaggttaaaagctctagggggagctcaaaaagTCAAGTTGGGACTTATGGTCAATGAATCTCAAGTGGGAATTGCTTGGGATTCTAAATGGGTTATGAAATGTACcaaagtggtttagagacggacttgagtctcaaacttaGAGAATTGGCATATATGGGATGTGTTTCATACataaaaatatgacattgggttaaattgtatgaaaatttattttggataTATAGATGTTATATAAATTAATGTTAGGGATGCATTATAGTTTAGTataggcagatacatcaagaggaagtcaaaactaggattttaggtTAAGATTTAATTGAATCATTTAaatagttttggattttatgtcaatcttagaatattttataaaaatatttttaaatatattttcccAAGTCGATAagggtaaaatagacctctccacaaaagttagacatttttggaggtctatggaCTTTCTGGTGTATTTATGAATTAagttagaaatattatttttagcTAAAAATAGGTGTCAGTCGACTGGctcaggtaccagtcgactggtaacagtgtttatgGAGTATAAAATGGTTCTGTGAGGTTTTTCGACGAGGGCAATCGACTGGATATTGTTTTTCAGCCATAGAAAATGACCAAATAGGGGATATACATGTATATAAttttatgggggattaatacatgataaatatgatcattagagatataagagtccaataattaggatattgttgAAGCTTTTTTTGATGTGTAGCAAAgaggggagaagtttaggtttaagtaaaAAACCTAAATACCTTTGCGGGAAattctagctcaagggggagcctaggtTTGGATTCTATTGCTTATGCATGAGTTATTACATATTTTGTTTGCATGTTTATTGTGTTATatgtttctctaacttaaactggttatcaaatatcaaaaagaggaAAATTATTGAAGCAATCAGTGTGATcttagattttgatatttggcaaaggtttaagttaggtttattgttgtatttaatatgtgcTTGTGAATATGCAGGATACATGTACaataagaaaagttcaagtgggatCTTAGCAAAGGCAAAGTTTAAGGGGGaatcttggtggtgtaagtccaagtgtgtagtcctggtaacgtaagtccaagtgtgacttggcaagattGAAGTCTCGGAGTAAGGAGCTCTTAGCAATGGAATACCCGACAATAAAGGACAAGGCCGaaagaagctcttgaaggcaaggcttgAAGGATGGGGAAACATCCGAGAGATGCAAGACTGATGGAAGAGGTTAGAAGCAAGGTCGAGGTTGTGCGGGTGAGGACGAGTGTATGAGAGATTATACTTAGGATAAAATCCTAAGTTTAgggttttatcagtcgactaggGTAGGACACAGAATGTTTCTATATTCGACGATTGTGAAAACCAGTCTACTAGTACTGTAGCCAACTGACTGGTACTGTAACCAGCTAACTAGTACTGTAGCCAGCTGACTAGTACTGTAGCCAGCTAACTGACAATGTTGCTAGTTGTCTAGTACTATAGCAAGTTGACTGAtacactgtagtagtcgactggtaaagagccGTTGGCAAAATTGTGGATTCTGTGGAGTGACGTTGGCAAGCACTAATTGATTGGTATAAGGGCTCgtcgactggtaatggtaaaATTAGCTTGCTGATTCTCCTaaactctatataatggagcttggagTGGCTGACCTTGATGACAAAATTAGACTTAGTTAAAGCCTAATTAAAGTCTCCAAATCTTGATAGCAAATCCAAGGTCTTGatcgagtttgtggcgaggtttttccaccgacaaggaggattgtgctagccggagtttccggaaactaatccaccgatggatagaGATCATCcatcttacggacaaccgtggaatAAATCGACGTGTATTGTGGTTTGTTTTTCTTGTTGTTATAGTCTTTAGGGTTAAGCTTTTGTTATACTTGTtgttttgtattttcgctgcactaATAAGTATAGGAAGCGATCGAGGTGGGTGATCTagtattcaccccctctaatcgTGCATTAAAGTTCCAACAATCTTCTCCAAAAACAcacattaatttttaactttctattaatatatttttttcatgtagttttaacactactaacctatgttgggtagttaagctttttctaaggatgaccttacaatctttcaaatctttctatcattcttcctaaccataagaaaattaatttacgatttattatttccatttttgaatgtgactaagtgttcctTCTTTTCATAAAAATGtattaatataaggtcatatgctattgtAAAACTTAATATAGTTTCTCttcttcatttctcgttccaaacccataacccccATGCACCCtcttatattcctcatttttactccaacatgctcatttagatcgctttatattaaaatcattttatttgatgaaatattttgtaatacttcatctaagTCATCCCAAAACCCTAATTTGATAActttatctaatcctacttgcagTGTATATACGCTAATTATATTCATAATTTCTTTTGTCACTAATATTTTAAGGGCCATAATTCGGTCCCGTTTTCTAACTGCTCCGATAACTTTATTCTTTAACAAACTGTCTACAATAATACTcacttcatttcttattttattttttcttgtataccataacttaaaatctgatttttttttataatctttaCCTTCTCGTttatctattttatcttttataaatacaaaatactaattttttctCTAATTATTATATCTATTATCTTTATTGATTTATCAATAAAAATTCTTATATTCTCTATTATAAATTTTAGACTAttgattttttattcatatttatttttggctATATAACTTTCAACCCCCCTGTGTTTTCCATCTAAAAGCAGTTTGCCCCCTTATATTTAAAAATTGACACTTAGCCCCCctatgttttaaagaaaaaaggaaaaaaaataataaatgactAAAATAAcccttatttttatttaaatgttaaaattatggCTAAATAACTTTAAGCCCCTTTTATTTTCCATCCAAAAGCAGTTTCCCTCCTGTATTGAAAAAATGACACTTAGCCCCctatgttttaaagaaaaaaagaaaaaaaatagtaaatgaccaaaataacttatttattattctaaatgttaaaattattctaactGAAACATCCTTATTTAAGATAACCTTAGATTTTTAgacaaaaagaaaagtaaaaaaataaaaaatctcataTAATCATTGAAAgcttaattttaatcaaaactgATTTATATATAAGTCAAAAATTTCACTTGTTCCTAAAAAAACTCTCACAAAATTTATACATGCACCAGTAAAAATTTTGtgagagtatttttatgaataaGTGAAATTTTTTACCTATATATCAATCAGGTTTGGTTAAGATTAAGCTTTCAATGATTAtgtgagattttttatttttacttttctttttgtcTAAAAATCTAAGGTTACCTTGAATAAGGACATTTCagttagaataattttaacaTGTAGAATAGTAAAGGAgttattttgatcatttactatttttttcctttttttctttaaaacataaGGGCTAAGTGTCATTTTTTAAATACAAGAAAAACTACTTTTGGatgaaaaataaaagagactTAAAGTTATTTAGCCATAATTTAGGTAAGGGTTATTTTGGTTATTTATTgtttttttgtcatttttttttaaaacatagggagactaagtgtcattttttaaatataggAGGATAAACTACTTTTGAAAGGAAAACATAAGAAAGTTTAAAGTTATTTAGCCTTTATTTTTATTCAATGTATGATATAATTTGTTTATCTATTTAATACCGTGCCTAAATTTTGATGAAGGTATAACATTTCTTATCGATACGTTAGTGTCACGGTCACCTGTACAAACAATTCACGAGGACTTGGAAGGCCAAAACCTAACATATAAAACTTTAGATTTTTGTGAATCCAGATTTCACTACGTGGCAGTAGCAGATGATAGACAAAGGTTGATGCTAATGCCAGATCAAAATGGGCATAATACTTAGTCAGGATTTCAACTGTCTTGGACTATTATTATTCTATGtgtatttttttatgatttagaAATACGTCTaacaacaaataaaagaaaattctttttaaatttggACTCAATATGTAAGTCTAACAATTACTAGATAGTTAAATTTGAATTGAATATATAAGCTTAAAAATTATTGGACTATTAAATTTAACTAAGAtgaaaatcttaaaattattaaattgctAGATTCAATCTCAACatctaaatttaataattattcGGCTGCTCCCCTACATTGGACTAGAGCAAGGTAAAGCTTAGTCTGGCTACGCCATTTAGTGGGCATGTGGGGCATGCTAATGCCAATGACACATAATATGAgacattttatatataataataataataataataataaataaataaataaataaataataataaatgtgcTTTAAATTTTCGCAATAACTACTTCCCTTGTCTTCAATTGGACCCATCCTTCCCTTATTGATCCTGCAAGAATCTAAACCACGAATTCCAACCTACAATCCAATTACAACGTGGGTATTTTCCTCCGACGTCTCCGAAGCGCGCATTTGCTAAGCCCATGCGTATTCATCTACCCGAAACACATCACTTCCTCTACGTGTCTCTCTCCTTCCCGTCCGATGCAAATCTAACGGTTGAAACCTTACTCAGCACCTACCACTGCGGCTAAGAACGAACGCCATAATCATATCCACCAAAAATATCTAAACCAAACCCGAATTAAACAAAAGAACATACATAACGTTACCCCAGGCCCCACCGGAAGCAGTTTTCGGATTGGAACGGAGGTGGCAAAAACACACCGCAGAAACCCAATTAGCGACGATCACAAGGATCGGTGACGTGTCATAATACGAAAGCACGGGCCTCCAAATCCCTTCGCTTCGACATCGTCTCCGCGGTTCGATCGCGGGCCGTCGGATTCGAGCCCTCGCTTCTTCACCCCGTACCCACTCCTTGCCCCTTCTTATCCCCTTTTCCTACACTACAACATCCTCTTGCCTCCCTCTTGTCGATTGACGCCGTCTCgaatccctaatctcaaggtgaAGTTTCCTccttttacgttttttttttttggtttttattGGCGATTTCCGTCGGTTTTCGCCAGATCTGATCGATTTTTTTTGCTGCAGATCTCGCCATGACGAGGGGAAAATCGAAGGCCGACGCCCCCAAGAAGGCCGATACCAAGTGAGTATCGATTTCCCTCTTTTGAGTGTTTTGCGGATGATTGATTGCGGAAGATAgtgtttttttaacaaattaaaaataaataatctaACGCTGATTTCTGAAAGGCTTGCGGTGAAGAAGGGAGCGGAACGGGCGGCGAAGAAGCCTCGGAAGACGAAGGCCGACAAGGATCCCAACAAGCCCAAGAGGCCTCCCAGTGCCTTTTTCGTCTTTATGTGAGATCAATTGCTCTCGGTCGTTGATTGATTTCGAAGTTTTGTTTCCATTTTTTTTGATCGATTTGTTGGTTTATTCTACTTATTGGACGCGCAGGGAGGAATTCAGGAAGATTTACAAGGAAAAACACCCGAATAACAAGTCGGTTGCGGCAGTaagattcctctttctttctgcAGTGTTTCTCGTTCAAAAGTTTCGTTTTTTTCTTCCCTTTTAGTGATGTTATATTTCCTTTAATTACTTCGATTCAAATAGGTTGGTAAAGCAGGAGGAGACAAATGGAAATCCTTGTCAGAGGATGTGAGTAGCCTTTCTCTCAATCAGATTGACAATTCTTTAGAAACATCAAACTTATCTGCTTTCGTTACAGGAGAAAGCTCCCTACGTCGCCAAGGCAGCCAGGCTGAAATCAGATTACACAAAGACTATGGCCGCCTACAATAAGGCTCAAGTAAGTAGCGATCTTGAGTTTGAAGTCTTTTGTTTTGTTACTCCAATAATTCCTGCGCTGGATCATCTAAATCTTCGTCTTTGCCGGGAAAACAGTCTGGCGGAGGAAGTCGTCCTGCCCCTGCCGCTGCTGCTTCAGCAGATGACGACGAAGAATCCGACAAATCCAAGTCTGAGGTGAACGATGACGAAGATGATGAAGAGGAAGAGGTTTGTAGAACTGTAatgactttaaaaaaaaactaagctgACAAATTCCATTTAATATTCTGATTGTAACAGGATGAAGAGGATGATGACTGAGGAAATCGTTAGGAAAGATGATCTATGCTGTGTTCTCCTTgttcattttctttgttcttgtttctatttgatgTTGGAAGATTCCTATAAGCTATCATCATCGCCTGTAATGGTAAT from Zingiber officinale cultivar Zhangliang chromosome 4A, Zo_v1.1, whole genome shotgun sequence includes the following:
- the LOC121969573 gene encoding DNA-binding protein MNB1B-like, translated to MTRGKSKADAPKKADTKLAVKKGAERAAKKPRKTKADKDPNKPKRPPSAFFVFMEEFRKIYKEKHPNNKSVAAVGKAGGDKWKSLSEDEKAPYVAKAARLKSDYTKTMAAYNKAQSGGGSRPAPAAAASADDDEESDKSKSEVNDDEDDEEEEDEEDDD